One region of Verrucomicrobiales bacterium genomic DNA includes:
- a CDS encoding P-II family nitrogen regulator, protein MKKLEAIIKPFKLDDVKEALAAVGVEGMTVTEVKGFGRQKGHTEIYRGSEYTVDFLPKIKLELVVADNVVDDAVKAIVKAAKTGKIGDGKVFVSPIENAIRIRTEETGEAAV, encoded by the coding sequence ATGAAAAAGCTCGAGGCAATCATCAAACCGTTTAAGCTGGACGATGTTAAGGAAGCCCTCGCCGCGGTCGGCGTCGAAGGAATGACGGTGACGGAGGTCAAAGGATTTGGCCGACAAAAGGGTCATACTGAGATCTATCGAGGAAGCGAGTACACGGTCGATTTTCTTCCCAAAATTAAGCTGGAACTCGTTGTGGCGGATAATGTTGTGGACGATGCTGTTAAGGCGATCGTCAAGGCCGCCAAGACCGGCAAAATTGGCGATGGTAAGGTGTTTGTGAGCCCGATCGAGAATGCGATCCGCATCCGCACCGAGGAAACCGGCGAAGCTGCGGTCTGA